One Pseudobutyrivibrio xylanivorans genomic window, TTTACTTTTGACGAACTCGTGGGAGGTATGAATCTTGAGAAGTATCTGAAAAATGTGCCAGAGCATAAGCTTGGCAGAATCAGATATAATCCAGTCAAAATGTTGAAAACCGTACTATTCGGTTTTATGAGTGAAGGATATATTTCACTAAGAGGACTTCAAGAAAACTGTAGGGTTAACATTCGATTTATGTATCTTATGGACAGGGAAACTCCTTCTTACAGAACCTTCAGCTATTTCATAAACGATGTGTTAAAGGATTCAATAGAGGATATTTTCAATGATATTAATCAGGAAATATTCAGCAGGCATAAAGTTGACCTGAATCATCTTTATATTGATGGTTCGAAGTTTGAAGCTAATGCTAACAAATATACTTGGGTATGGAAGAAGGCCACGGAAAAATCCCGTTACCGTCTTTTTGAAAAGATTACTAAATTACTGCAAGAAATCAACAGCGATCTTCAGTGGAGCGGAATCAAGATTGAGACTAATACAGAGTACATGCCTGAATATATGCGCCAGATAACAGAACGGTTTTCTGAGATATGGAAGCTTGATACTTCAACTTTTGTTTCAGGAAAAGGACATAGGAAAACCGTCCAGCAGAGACAGTACGAAAAGCTTGTAGAGTACACAACAAAGCTCAATGAATATGTCACAAAAATCAGCATCTGTGGAGAAAACAGGAACAGCTATTCAAAGACAGATCCTTCCGCTACATTCATGAGAATAAAGACCGACTACATGGGAAACGACCAGCTTCTTCCCGCATACAACGTTCAGATTGGTGTAGCTGATGAATACATAGCAGTGTTGATGTTAATCAATACAGATCTGACATGGACTGCTTCATACCGTTGATGAATAAGTATTATGAAACATATGGCTTTTATCCAAAATATCCTGTGGCTGATGCTGGATATGGCTCGTTCAATAATTATATCTTTTGCGAGCAAAAAGGCATGAAAAAGTACATGAAGTTCACAATGTTTAAAAAGGAGACGACCGATAAGAAATATCACAACGATCCATTCAGAGCTGTTAATTTTGAGATCGGTGATGATGGGAAAATGCGTTGTCCTAATGGGAGGAGCTTCAACTTTCTATACAGGCAGCATGTAAAAGGAAACCAGTATGGCCGGCAAGAAGAAGTCTATCAGTGTGAAGACTGCAGTGGTTGTCCCTATGCATCGAAGTGTAAGAAAACAGATAAAAACAAAACCGTAAGAATAAACGAAGAACTGACCGCTATGCATCAGGAGGTTATAAATAATCTTGAAAGCATCCAGGGAGCACTCCTTAGAATGAACAGATCCATTCAAGCGGAAGGTACTTTCGGAATCATAAAAAATGATCGTTGGTATAAAAGAATAGTCCGAAAAGGAATAGAATCCGTAAAACTTGAGGTTCTTTTGGTTTCAATAGGTCATAACTTATATAAATATCACAATAAAAAGATGCGTCTCCAAGAAGCTGCCTAATCAAAAAAGTTTGTAGTTTTTTGGGGAAAGGGGCATTATACTCTATTTTTGCCAGAAACAGCATACCTCACAAAAAATGATATAAAAAGGGAGCTGGAAAAAATGATTATCTCATTTTTTCACAGCCCCTTTTTATCTTATTTATATGAAAACTTAGTGTTATTTAGTTCTTCCAATGCTTTCCGTTTACTGTAACATTTCCAAGGTCACAATCCACATCAAACTTTACATCATCTGTGCTCTTCTTTGTAGTGATATCAATATTGCCCATGTCACAATCAGCTTCTACTGAATTGAAGTCGCCCTCAAGATAAACATCACCCATATCGGCATCAGCCTTAACATAATCACTTACGCAACCCTCAAGTCTAATTTCTCCAAGATTAGCTACAAGAGAAATCTTTTCAGCTGTAACATCATTAAGTCTCACGCTGCCACAATCAGCATCTGCGATAAGCTTCTTGCTGTTAATGTTGCTGATTCTGAGTTCGCCTAAATCCAGGTCTGCATCTAGTAGCTTTAATTCAACATTGCTTGGAACATATACTGTCAAATGGTAATTATCGTCATCATGGTTGCTGTTTATTTTATTAACCTTCTGAGTTATCTCAAGCTTGTCGCCATTACGGTTAACCTTTGGTGCATACGCCTCTGGATATGTGTATTCAACCTTGAATTCTTCACCTTCTAAAATCTTTACAGCACCTGCATCCATACTAAGCTCTATTGTATCAATGCCACTCTTTCCGTATGTGAACTCCTCTGTAACTGTTTTTGTGCTCTTGAATATGTTCAGGCCAAACCAGCCACCTACATTTATCCAAATGCCAACCACGATTGCTGCCAAAGTCACAATCCAAAGTATTAATAAATATACCTTCTTGCTCATTAGTCTTCCTCCTTCTCAAATACAGTTACCAAAATCTTTCTAAGAATCCATGCGATAATCCAAATTACCCATGAACTAGGCCAGTTAAAGGTAAGGAAGCTATAGATTAAATAAATGCATGTAACTGTAGGCCAATATACTTCCATAATTACTTCTGCTGTCTTGCTAGTGTACTCGATATCGTCCTTATCCCTGCCATACTTTCCACTGATTGTCTCTCTGTCATTAATCTTTAAAACAGTTTCAAAGCCGCCGCTAATAACACCACTATAAACAAAGAGGAATACTCCAATTGCTACGAAAATAAACATTCCTGCAGGTGCAAAGGCTGATTCGTCAAATAGTATGCATGGAATAATACTTATAACGCAAAGCACACATCCAATTGTTAATGAAACTGCTCTGAATGATTTGAATGCTGAACGCATGCCACGGGTCATATCTGCTGTAGCCAAATCAATCTTGCAGGCTTCCTTCTCTATATATCTCCATTCACCACCGATGACACCGCTGTATACAAAAAGTCCAACTGCTGTTCCAATAAAGATAAACATTAGCGCTGGGCCCAGTGAATCAGCTCTGCTTCCGCTATTAATAACATCTGCAAGCATTGGTGGCACAAGACTAGTGATACAAAGGAAAACGCCTATTGCAATTAAAAGTGCTCTTTTCTTCTGTGTCTCAATGTAGTCTCTAATCTCATCCATAGTTACGAAGCGTCTTGGCTGCTCATGCTCACGCTCATGAACCTCCTCAACCTCTTTTGTGAGGCCAAGGTCCTCTGCCAATTCATCAAGATTTCCAAATTCAGCAATGACTGTTCCCACTGCCTCGTTCTCGCTGATACCATCAGCTATCATCTCGTTATACTTATCTTCCATCATTTGAAGCAGCTCAGCCTTTGCCTTTCTGACTTCTGGTGTATTTGCCATGCTGGCAAACATTGCTTCAAGATAACTCTTTATTGTTTCCATATTTTTCTCCTCTAAAAACCCTATTGTTCAATAAATCGTTCAATTACATCTTTGGTGAGTTCCCATTCCTCACATTTGGTCCGGTAAAAATCCTTTCCGACATCTGTCACTCGGTAATAGGTTCTCTTTTTTCCATTGCCCTCTGGATCCGGGTCTGCCACAAATGATTCTATGTATCCGTTCTTTTCCATTCTGTTGAATGCTGAGTAAAGAGTTGTTTCTTTGATTATGTATTTCTCATCGGAAATTTGCTTAATCTGTTTTGAAATTTCATAACCATAGGATGGCTCTTTTATCAGGATGCTAAGAATCATGGTGTCGTTGTAGCCGCGGATAACATCGCTACTGATTTCTACCATATTCATCCTCCTTTATCTGTACGGGAAGACGCAGCATCTATGATTGCCTGCGGCAATGGCTGCGTCGTGGGAGTACTACGACTATCGTAATACTACGACAGTCGTAATACTCCATGTGTTGAAGTAAATATACTACGACAGGCAAAGTATGTCAACACCATTTTTAAAAATTTTCTGAAAACATAAAAATTCGTCAAAAAAGAGCCACAGATTGGCCCCGTTCCAATCTGTGACTCTTAAATCTAATATGCTATTTTCTTAACTCTTATAACTCCTCGCCGTTGCTGGCAATAACATTCTTGTACCAGTCAAAGGATTTCTTCTTACGACGAGCAAGTGTACCTGTACCGTCGTCATACTTTTCAACATAGATAAATCCGTAACGCTTTGCCATCTCGCCTGTTGAAGCGCTGACAAGATCGATGCAGCCCCATGGTGTGTAACCCATAAGGTCAACGCCATCCTTTACAGCCTCGCGCATCTCAGCAATGTGCTTTCTAAGGTAATCAATTCTGTAATCATCATTGATTGAACCATCAGCCTCGATTTCGTCGCGTGCTCCAAGACCATTCTCAACAACCATAAGTGGAATACGATATCTGTCATAGATTTCATTGAGAACATATCTAAGACCCTGTGGGTCAATCTGCCATCCCCAGTCAGATGACTCCAGGTATGGATTCTTTCCGCCGAGAATGAGGTTGCCCTCACCTTCGTTAGCTGCTGGATTAGCACTAATTGTATTTGACATGTAGTAGCTGAAGGTATAGAAATCAACAGTTCCCTGCTTAAGGATTTCCTCATCGCCTGGCTCCATCTTGATAGTGACACCAAGTCTGTCCCAAATACTCTTAGAGTATGCTGGATACTCTCCACGTACCTGCACATCTGAACAATACCAGTTAACCTCGCGCATGTGCTCCTGATTTGCAATGATATCTGCAGGATTGCAGGTTGCAGCGTAAGATGTTACGAAACAAATCATATTTCCAATTTTGTACTCTGGATAGTTGTCATGAGCATACTTTACAGCAAGTGCTGATGCTACAAACTGATGATGAAGAGCCTGGAATCGCTCCTGTGGCTTGTTTGGAACCTCTGTTACAGGTCCTGTATAGCCCTTTACTGTTCCTGTAGATAAAACAGCACCCATTGGCATTGTGCCGGCATTAATCTCGTTAAAAGTAAGCCAGTACTTAACCTTGCCCTGATATCTTGCAAAGATTGCCTTGCAGTAATTCATAAAATACTCGATGAGTTCACGGCCTTCCCAACCATTATATTTTTCTACAAGTGCATATGGCAATTCGTAATGAGAAATAGTAACAAGTGGCTCGATGCCATGCTTCTTGCAGCAATCGAACACCTTGTCATAGAATGCAAGACCTGCTTCATTTGGCTCAGACTCCATTCCTGTAGGGAAGATTCTTGTCCAGTTGATTGATGTACGGAATACCTTAAATCCCATCTCTGCGAAAAGTGCAATATCTTCCTCATAGTGATGATAGAAATCAATTGCCTCGTGTGAAGGATAAAGTGTATTTGGCTCAATAGTAGTTGTAATTCTCTTTGGAGTTGTATGACTACCATTTGTGCACATATCTG contains:
- a CDS encoding DUF4097 family beta strand repeat-containing protein; its protein translation is MSKKVYLLILWIVTLAAIVVGIWINVGGWFGLNIFKSTKTVTEEFTYGKSGIDTIELSMDAGAVKILEGEEFKVEYTYPEAYAPKVNRNGDKLEITQKVNKINSNHDDDNYHLTVYVPSNVELKLLDADLDLGELRISNINSKKLIADADCGSVRLNDVTAEKISLVANLGEIRLEGCVSDYVKADADMGDVYLEGDFNSVEADCDMGNIDITTKKSTDDVKFDVDCDLGNVTVNGKHWKN
- a CDS encoding permease prefix domain 1-containing protein; translated protein: METIKSYLEAMFASMANTPEVRKAKAELLQMMEDKYNEMIADGISENEAVGTVIAEFGNLDELAEDLGLTKEVEEVHEREHEQPRRFVTMDEIRDYIETQKKRALLIAIGVFLCITSLVPPMLADVINSGSRADSLGPALMFIFIGTAVGLFVYSGVIGGEWRYIEKEACKIDLATADMTRGMRSAFKSFRAVSLTIGCVLCVISIIPCILFDESAFAPAGMFIFVAIGVFLFVYSGVISGGFETVLKINDRETISGKYGRDKDDIEYTSKTAEVIMEVYWPTVTCIYLIYSFLTFNWPSSWVIWIIAWILRKILVTVFEKEED
- a CDS encoding glycoside hydrolase family 1 protein, giving the protein MGTFREDFLWGGAVAANQFEGAWNVDGKGASVSDMCTNGSHTTPKRITTTIEPNTLYPSHEAIDFYHHYEEDIALFAEMGFKVFRTSINWTRIFPTGMESEPNEAGLAFYDKVFDCCKKHGIEPLVTISHYELPYALVEKYNGWEGRELIEYFMNYCKAIFARYQGKVKYWLTFNEINAGTMPMGAVLSTGTVKGYTGPVTEVPNKPQERFQALHHQFVASALAVKYAHDNYPEYKIGNMICFVTSYAATCNPADIIANQEHMREVNWYCSDVQVRGEYPAYSKSIWDRLGVTIKMEPGDEEILKQGTVDFYTFSYYMSNTISANPAANEGEGNLILGGKNPYLESSDWGWQIDPQGLRYVLNEIYDRYRIPLMVVENGLGARDEIEADGSINDDYRIDYLRKHIAEMREAVKDGVDLMGYTPWGCIDLVSASTGEMAKRYGFIYVEKYDDGTGTLARRKKKSFDWYKNVIASNGEEL
- a CDS encoding PadR family transcriptional regulator encodes the protein MVEISSDVIRGYNDTMILSILIKEPSYGYEISKQIKQISDEKYIIKETTLYSAFNRMEKNGYIESFVADPDPEGNGKKRTYYRVTDVGKDFYRTKCEEWELTKDVIERFIEQ